One part of the Rutidosis leptorrhynchoides isolate AG116_Rl617_1_P2 chromosome 1, CSIRO_AGI_Rlap_v1, whole genome shotgun sequence genome encodes these proteins:
- the LOC139898077 gene encoding uncharacterized protein, with protein sequence MWSNSDATFFMINVYSSQRTTEKCTLCSRIKDFIHSHDGEYVLFGDFNIVRDASERFRSIFNSDEAKSFNTFIDDTNLMEIPLGGRRFTWMYKTASKMSRLDRVLVSQNVSSTCVDMRLTALSRGWSDHVPIMYHNLKTDFGPTPLRFFHSWLTLHGFDEVVKQSITEEEYVGCVEFHDKLKCIKSRIRTWVAEKKAVNSSRKGIVSSRLEVIDKKIDDNEATSDDMEEWNNVLMERMVTYDEIRSAVWDCGSDKAPGLDGFTVKHLWEDIKEDYRPISLVGVQYKIITTILANRLASVIDKIISKEQSTFISGRQILDGPMILSEEKVEAGLIRGSRVGLNNVNVSPLFYADDAVVISDWHKDRYMEIMNVFASFH encoded by the exons ATGTGGTCGAATTCGGATGCCACTTTCTTCATGATAAACGTTTATAGTTCACAACGTACTACCGAAAAATGTACTTTATGCAGTCGTATAAAGGATTTCATTCATAGTCATGATGGAGAATACGTGTTGTTCGGTGATTTTAACATAGTTCGGGATGCTAGTGAAAGATTTAGGTCAATTTTCAATAGTGATGAGGCGAAATCATTTAATACGTTTATTGACGACACCAACTTAATGGAGATCCCATTAGGTGGTCGTCGTTTTACTTGGATGTACAAAACGGCTTCAAAGATGAGTAGGTTGGATAGGGTTTTGGTCTCTCAAAATGTTTCTTCAACATGTGTGGACATGAGATTAACGGCTTTAAGTCGAGGTTGGTCAGATCACGTTCCAATTATGTATCATAACCTAAAAACAGATTTCGGCCCTACACCTTTAAGGTTTTTTCACTCGTGGCTTACGCTTCATGGTTTTGATGAGGTCGTTAAACAGTCTATAACGGAGGAGGAATATGTTGGTTGTGTCGAGTTCCATGATAAGTTAAAATGCATCAAATCTCGTATTAGAACTTGGGTGGCCGAAAAGAAAGCTGTTAACTCTTCCAGAAAAGGTATTGTATCTagcagattagaagttatagataAAAAGATAGATGACAATGAAGCAACCAGTGATGACATGGAGGAATGGA ATAATGTTCTTATGGAAAGAATGGTGACATACGATGAAATTCGGTCAGCGGTGTGGGATTGCGGGAGTGACAAGGCACCCGGGCTCGACGGGTTCACTGTAAAACATTTATGGGAAGATATTAAAG AGGACTATAGGCCAATCTCATTGGTTGGTGTACAATATAAGATCATAACGACAATTCTAGCTAACCGACTAGCTTCCGTTATTGATAAGATCATAAGTAAAGAACAATCGACTTTTATTTCTGGAAGACAAATATTGGATGGACCTATGATCCTTAGTGAG GAAAAGGTGGAAGCAGGATTAATTAGAGGTTCTCGCGTTGGTCTAAATAATGTGAATGTATCTCCCTTATTCTATGCGGACGATGCGGTAGTCATTTCGGATTGGCACAAGGATAGATACATGGAGATTATGAATGTTTTTGCATCGTTTCATTAA